The following proteins are encoded in a genomic region of Methanomassiliicoccales archaeon:
- the nrdD gene encoding anaerobic ribonucleoside-triphosphate reductase yields MKSVEAPRDSRASESGSGLNNDRESTEISLFVRTSDEEIKKWDKSRIFDALMRETDISEDAAAIVAREVEKLIGELQLDVITAPLIRELTNAKLVEYGLAKIRRQHTRLGVPLYDARQIIMSPNKENANVPHGPEATNLTLAEQIKKEFALLEVFSQDLADAHMRGDIHLHDLGMIDRPYCSGQSIEYVKKFGLNLPNSISIAKPAKHPEVLIEQVVKFSAALQGNFAGAIGWDAFNLFLAPYLVGVDDARMKQLAQILIFEFAQQAVARGGQSIFSDLNLYWEVPDHFQNVDAIGPNGQFTGKVYGDYAEESQRFVNALFDVYLEGDAMGRPFFFPKPNVHMTEKFFKSEGHEEFLNKICQTATEKGNTYFVFDRGGTAKISECCRLTFKLDDNDLNDAKTPWKMRYSAMQNVTINLPRIAYEAHQDDAKLFSLLEERIEMVAQAHLQKREFIGKLLGMGKFGPLALLTMNLDGEPYYRFNKASFLIGMVGLNELVQYHTGQQMHESKEATMFGLKVISVMKKKAEEVGKKYGIKMPLEQTPAESTAYRFAKLDMKYYPLQAPTVIRGNKSSGEIYYTNSTYLNVGAQISAIERVKTEGLFHPLIEAGALSHVWLGEHKPPAENLAAFVVKTFQNTQNSQIAFSPEFTSCLSCGKTSRGLSDTCPYCHSPNVEGITRVTGFFSKTSGWNKGKLGELKERTRNTIS; encoded by the coding sequence ATGAAAAGTGTAGAAGCCCCCCGAGATTCGAGAGCCTCAGAGTCAGGCTCTGGTCTGAACAATGATAGAGAGTCAACCGAGATATCCTTATTCGTACGCACTTCTGATGAGGAGATCAAGAAGTGGGACAAGAGCAGGATATTCGACGCCTTGATGAGAGAGACAGATATCAGCGAAGATGCCGCGGCTATAGTAGCAAGGGAAGTGGAGAAGCTGATTGGGGAGCTACAGCTAGACGTTATCACTGCCCCGTTGATACGCGAATTGACCAACGCTAAGCTGGTCGAATACGGATTGGCCAAGATCCGTCGGCAGCACACCCGTCTGGGAGTGCCCCTCTACGATGCCCGGCAGATAATCATGAGCCCTAACAAGGAGAACGCCAACGTTCCCCACGGGCCCGAGGCCACCAACCTGACCTTGGCCGAACAGATAAAGAAGGAGTTCGCCCTGCTCGAGGTGTTCTCGCAGGACCTGGCCGACGCCCATATGCGCGGAGACATTCACCTTCACGATCTCGGTATGATCGACCGTCCCTACTGCAGCGGGCAGTCCATAGAGTACGTCAAGAAGTTCGGGTTGAACCTGCCTAATTCAATATCGATCGCCAAGCCGGCCAAGCACCCTGAGGTGCTGATCGAGCAGGTGGTCAAGTTCTCCGCCGCCCTCCAGGGCAACTTCGCCGGAGCCATTGGCTGGGACGCCTTCAACCTCTTCCTGGCCCCTTACCTGGTGGGAGTCGACGACGCCCGCATGAAGCAGCTGGCCCAGATACTGATATTCGAGTTCGCCCAGCAGGCCGTGGCCCGCGGCGGCCAGTCTATATTCAGCGACCTGAACCTGTACTGGGAAGTACCCGACCACTTCCAGAATGTGGACGCCATCGGCCCCAACGGTCAGTTCACTGGCAAGGTCTACGGTGACTATGCTGAGGAGAGCCAGAGGTTCGTGAACGCCCTGTTCGACGTGTACCTGGAAGGGGACGCCATGGGAAGGCCGTTCTTCTTCCCTAAGCCGAACGTGCACATGACCGAGAAGTTCTTCAAGAGCGAGGGCCACGAAGAGTTCCTGAACAAGATCTGCCAAACCGCCACGGAGAAGGGGAACACCTACTTCGTGTTTGACCGCGGTGGAACCGCCAAGATATCCGAGTGCTGCCGTCTGACCTTCAAATTGGACGACAACGACCTCAACGATGCCAAGACCCCCTGGAAGATGAGGTACTCGGCCATGCAGAACGTCACCATCAACCTGCCGCGCATCGCCTACGAGGCGCATCAGGACGACGCCAAGCTGTTCAGCTTGCTGGAGGAGAGAATCGAGATGGTGGCCCAGGCGCACCTGCAGAAGCGCGAGTTCATCGGTAAGCTGCTGGGCATGGGCAAGTTCGGTCCCCTGGCCCTGTTGACCATGAACCTGGATGGCGAGCCGTACTACCGATTCAACAAGGCCTCGTTCCTCATAGGCATGGTCGGCCTGAACGAGCTGGTGCAGTACCATACCGGGCAGCAGATGCACGAGAGCAAGGAGGCCACCATGTTCGGCCTCAAGGTCATCTCGGTCATGAAGAAGAAAGCTGAGGAGGTCGGCAAGAAGTACGGCATCAAGATGCCTCTCGAGCAGACCCCGGCCGAAAGCACTGCCTACCGCTTCGCCAAACTGGACATGAAGTACTATCCCCTGCAAGCCCCCACGGTCATACGTGGGAACAAGAGCTCCGGGGAGATCTATTACACCAACTCCACCTACCTGAACGTGGGAGCGCAGATAAGCGCTATCGAGAGGGTGAAGACCGAAGGCTTGTTCCATCCCCTGATAGAAGCTGGAGCGCTATCGCACGTATGGCTCGGGGAGCACAAGCCCCCGGCAGAGAATTTGGCGGCGTTCGTGGTGAAGACCTTCCAGAACACCCAGAACTCGCAGATCGCCTTCAGCCCGGAGTTCACCTCCTGCCTGAGCTGCGGGAAGACCTCCCGCGGCCTGAGCGACACCTGCCCTTATTGTCACTCCCCGAACGTGGAGGGAATAACCAGGGTCACCGGGTTCTTCTCCAAGACCTCCGGATGGAACAAGGGGAAGCTGGGAGAGCTCAAGGAGAGAACGCGCAACACCATCTCCTGA
- a CDS encoding site-2 protease family protein gives MYEDLLLVLLAIFAFIFIVRLADKKGWIKKYGMKAYGPFLMWSTQRGKNFIDVLARPKRFWQIYGMVAKWVCVIVMFLMMALLLWEATIVSSIPAESAPGLDMLLGIPGINPIIPLWYGIIGLVVAIFIHEFAHGILTRVGGMAIRSMGVLLLIVPMGAFVEPDEEALVKTEKRKRMNVYAVGPATNIIVGLMCALIFSSAMMASVEPVRDNPIVVSVADGGPADLAGLSFGAQIMEIDGQAISTYEDYSSFNAPDPGNVVNVTYYSKDELRTTQVTSGVMLTSVSSGYPADDAGLEVGMIIFSLNDTVIRSNEDLTGTLKQTVGGQVVNVTALAYDKDLDKYVLDPSVTSVTLMSRLDYYQDVSPGSIDEDFVDYGFMGINSAYLGAGVNTPEVILDLLSTPYDGADDVSSVISASLTYIALPFSGLAPIQSPVTGLFEPTGLWGSLPDGVFWVAANCFYWIFWINLMVGMTNVLPAVPLDGGYLFRDGLDSLVKRFKKGATEEERMRYVGTITYALALFVLFLIIWQIIGPRI, from the coding sequence ATGTACGAAGACCTGCTCTTGGTCCTGCTGGCCATATTCGCATTCATATTCATCGTGCGATTGGCCGACAAGAAGGGATGGATCAAGAAGTACGGCATGAAAGCCTACGGCCCTTTCCTCATGTGGAGCACCCAGAGGGGCAAGAACTTCATTGACGTTCTGGCACGCCCCAAGCGTTTCTGGCAAATCTACGGCATGGTGGCCAAATGGGTCTGCGTAATAGTCATGTTCCTGATGATGGCCTTGCTATTGTGGGAGGCAACCATCGTCTCCAGCATACCGGCGGAGTCCGCCCCGGGCCTGGACATGTTGCTGGGGATTCCGGGCATAAACCCCATCATTCCCCTGTGGTACGGGATAATAGGGCTGGTCGTGGCCATCTTCATCCACGAGTTCGCCCACGGCATCCTGACCAGAGTGGGAGGGATGGCCATCCGTTCTATGGGGGTGTTATTGCTCATCGTGCCCATGGGCGCCTTCGTTGAGCCGGATGAGGAAGCATTGGTCAAGACCGAGAAGCGCAAGCGCATGAACGTCTACGCCGTTGGTCCGGCCACGAACATCATCGTCGGGCTGATGTGTGCCCTGATATTCTCCTCGGCCATGATGGCCTCGGTGGAACCGGTGCGGGACAACCCCATCGTGGTTAGCGTGGCCGACGGCGGGCCGGCGGACCTGGCCGGACTGAGCTTCGGTGCACAGATAATGGAGATAGACGGCCAGGCGATATCCACCTATGAGGATTACTCCTCCTTCAATGCGCCGGACCCTGGTAATGTGGTGAATGTTACATATTACTCTAAGGACGAGCTTCGGACGACGCAGGTGACCTCGGGCGTCATGCTCACGTCCGTATCGAGCGGTTATCCTGCAGACGATGCCGGTCTAGAGGTGGGCATGATCATCTTCTCCCTCAACGACACCGTCATCCGCAGCAACGAAGATCTCACCGGCACCCTCAAACAGACCGTGGGCGGACAGGTGGTCAACGTGACCGCGCTCGCCTACGACAAGGATTTGGACAAGTACGTGCTCGACCCGTCGGTAACGAGCGTCACCCTGATGAGCCGTCTGGACTATTACCAGGACGTCAGCCCCGGGTCCATCGACGAAGACTTCGTCGACTATGGTTTCATGGGCATCAACTCCGCCTACCTGGGAGCGGGGGTCAACACGCCGGAGGTCATTCTTGATCTCTTGTCCACGCCCTATGACGGAGCGGACGATGTAAGCTCCGTCATATCCGCCTCATTGACCTACATCGCCCTGCCCTTCTCCGGTCTGGCACCTATTCAGAGCCCCGTTACCGGCCTCTTCGAGCCCACCGGGCTCTGGGGCAGTCTGCCCGACGGGGTGTTCTGGGTCGCGGCCAACTGCTTCTACTGGATATTCTGGATCAACTTGATGGTAGGCATGACCAACGTCCTCCCGGCGGTGCCCCTGGACGGTGGGTACCTGTTCCGTGATGGACTGGACTCACTGGTCAAACGCTTCAAGAAGGGAGCGACCGAGGAAGAACGCATGAGGTATGTGGGGACCATAACCTACGCCTTGGCACTGTTCGTGCTGTTCCTGATCATCTGGCAGATAATCGGACCAAGGATTTAG
- a CDS encoding ATP-binding cassette domain-containing protein produces the protein MSDENLFEVRGLQKYFPIRSGLIKKNVGNVRAIDGIDFSIPRGKTLGLVGESGCGKTTTGRCVLMLTPPTGGNIYYKMPNDVHDRMLQLEAEEVQLNMPKGGMVKKARHVKPVTIPELEDIRNTYTLNRRKPEDLRRLRKDMQIVFQDPYSSLNPRMLIKDIIAEPIKIHGMSSSTNVTGRVKELMERVGLAPEHIYRYPHEFSGGQRQRIGVAKALALNPDFIVLDEPTSALDVSVQSQILNLLNDLQAELDLTYMFISHDLSTIKYMCDFVNIMYLGKIVESGPKDEIFAKPIHPYTEALLNSIPVPDPKLKRKRVPLSGDIPSPANPPSGCRFHTRCRYREEICEQMEPQLVDKGNGHMVACHFR, from the coding sequence ATGAGTGACGAGAACCTGTTCGAGGTCCGCGGGCTTCAGAAGTATTTTCCCATTCGGAGCGGCCTTATTAAGAAGAACGTGGGGAACGTCAGGGCCATAGACGGCATCGATTTCAGCATACCACGCGGAAAGACCCTGGGCCTAGTAGGCGAAAGCGGCTGCGGCAAGACCACCACGGGGCGCTGCGTCCTCATGCTCACCCCGCCCACTGGAGGGAACATCTACTACAAGATGCCCAACGATGTCCATGACCGGATGCTTCAGCTTGAGGCCGAAGAGGTCCAGCTCAATATGCCTAAGGGCGGCATGGTCAAGAAGGCAAGGCACGTCAAGCCGGTGACCATACCTGAATTGGAGGACATACGCAACACCTATACCCTGAACCGGCGCAAGCCGGAGGACCTGCGGCGCTTGCGCAAGGACATGCAAATCGTGTTCCAGGACCCTTACTCTTCCTTGAACCCGCGCATGCTCATCAAGGACATCATCGCCGAGCCGATCAAGATCCACGGGATGTCTAGCAGTACCAATGTCACCGGCAGGGTGAAGGAGCTGATGGAACGCGTGGGGTTGGCACCGGAGCACATCTACCGCTACCCGCACGAGTTCAGTGGAGGCCAGAGACAGAGGATAGGCGTGGCCAAGGCGTTGGCCCTCAACCCGGACTTTATCGTCCTGGACGAACCGACCTCGGCCCTGGACGTCTCCGTGCAATCCCAGATACTAAACCTACTGAACGACCTGCAGGCGGAGCTGGACCTGACCTACATGTTCATCTCCCACGACCTGTCGACCATCAAGTACATGTGCGACTTCGTCAACATCATGTACCTGGGCAAGATCGTGGAATCGGGCCCCAAGGACGAGATATTCGCCAAGCCCATACATCCTTACACCGAGGCATTGCTCAATTCCATCCCAGTTCCCGATCCAAAGCTTAAGAGGAAGAGGGTCCCCCTGAGCGGTGACATACCATCCCCGGCCAACCCTCCGTCTGGTTGCCGCTTCCATACCCGGTGCCGCTATCGGGAGGAGATATGCGAACAGATGGAGCCGCAGCTGGTGGACAAGGGCAACGGTCATATGGTGGCCTGCCATTTCCGTTAA
- a CDS encoding ABC transporter permease — MAEKKMNKKAAKRAKRKKNRKASKMDDFVSGLKPRFREYKNIMDLIVHNPSVMLGIFFIILIVCVAIFAPVLAPPINDNDPYRIPKDYIEPPRAPGVNGKIFGTGDMGLDVFYGVVWGARTSIYTSLIVVGIATFLGLVLGSVAGFYGGKLDNLLMRITDVFLSLPALIMAMAVTSVLTRDLNSIILALIIVWWPSYARLVRGQVLAIKENTYVEAARAIGAKKPRILFRHVIPNSLTPLIVAVTMDVGSVCLTTAGLSYIGFGVSTGYAEWGRMVSDGEKWFVQGYWWTIVFPGMAILLFTMGFSLLGDGLRDIMDPRAKR, encoded by the coding sequence ATGGCCGAGAAAAAAATGAACAAGAAAGCGGCCAAACGGGCGAAGAGGAAGAAAAATCGTAAAGCATCCAAGATGGATGATTTCGTTTCCGGTCTGAAACCGAGGTTCCGGGAGTACAAAAATATCATGGACCTTATCGTTCACAACCCCAGCGTGATGCTGGGCATCTTCTTCATTATTTTAATCGTGTGTGTGGCGATTTTTGCCCCAGTATTGGCCCCACCTATCAATGATAACGATCCTTACCGCATACCGAAGGATTACATCGAACCCCCTAGAGCGCCCGGGGTCAACGGCAAGATATTCGGTACTGGGGATATGGGACTGGATGTGTTCTATGGTGTGGTCTGGGGAGCCCGGACATCGATATATACATCGCTCATAGTGGTCGGGATCGCCACCTTCCTCGGGCTCGTTCTAGGGTCCGTTGCCGGTTTCTACGGGGGTAAGTTGGACAACCTCCTCATGAGGATCACGGACGTGTTCCTTTCTCTGCCCGCTCTGATCATGGCCATGGCCGTGACCAGTGTTCTGACCAGGGACCTGAACAGCATCATCTTAGCCCTCATCATCGTCTGGTGGCCTTCCTATGCTAGGCTAGTGCGCGGTCAGGTACTGGCCATTAAGGAGAACACCTATGTAGAGGCGGCCAGGGCCATTGGGGCCAAGAAACCGCGCATCCTGTTCAGGCATGTCATACCGAACTCGCTTACCCCCTTGATCGTCGCGGTCACCATGGATGTGGGCTCTGTTTGCCTGACCACCGCCGGTCTGAGCTATATTGGTTTCGGGGTCAGCACTGGTTACGCCGAGTGGGGACGCATGGTCTCAGATGGGGAGAAATGGTTCGTTCAGGGGTACTGGTGGACTATTGTGTTCCCAGGGATGGCAATATTGCTGTTCACGATGGGATTCAGCTTACTTGGTGACGGATTGAGGGACATAATGGACCCCCGGGCGAAGAGGTGA
- a CDS encoding ABC transporter permease codes for MRLFSYIFKRLLLIIPVLLGVSIIIFTLSRSTGGDPASAYINEKMTEIQIQHVYEKYHFDEPIINQYWYWLEGILQGDWGWSKTALMPVTEAILTKLPVTFELTVFSMLIGVSMGVTIGTMTALRKDKPFDHITRVISLIGVSLPVFWLALIFQYVFYAKLHILPSSGLYGIEFIGNVHRITGLISIDALLVGNIPLFFDHLEHLLMPAIVLSFGTTAVLIRIQRNSMLEVLNLDYVKTARAKGLPEKIVINKHARRNALIPTTTVIGLSFGGSLGGAVLTESIFALPGLGRWSAYSITRNDNISVLGFCLFIALVYVIVNLVVDVLYAYLDPRVKLE; via the coding sequence ATGCGTTTGTTCAGCTATATTTTTAAAAGATTGTTGTTGATAATTCCCGTCTTGCTCGGTGTCTCGATAATCATATTCACTCTTTCGAGATCGACTGGTGGAGATCCCGCGTCAGCCTACATCAATGAAAAAATGACGGAAATCCAGATCCAGCATGTCTATGAAAAATATCATTTCGATGAGCCAATAATCAACCAATATTGGTATTGGCTCGAGGGTATACTCCAAGGTGACTGGGGTTGGTCTAAGACGGCGCTCATGCCGGTGACCGAGGCCATTCTGACTAAGTTGCCGGTAACGTTCGAATTGACTGTGTTCAGCATGCTCATCGGTGTGTCCATGGGTGTGACCATCGGAACGATGACCGCCCTTCGCAAGGACAAACCGTTCGACCACATCACTAGGGTCATTTCATTAATAGGTGTATCATTGCCCGTTTTCTGGCTGGCATTGATCTTTCAATATGTGTTCTATGCTAAGCTGCATATATTACCTTCATCTGGTCTTTACGGTATTGAATTCATAGGGAATGTCCACCGCATTACAGGGCTGATATCAATTGATGCCCTGCTCGTCGGTAACATTCCATTATTCTTTGATCATCTCGAACACTTGCTGATGCCAGCGATCGTTCTATCATTTGGAACAACCGCGGTCCTTATACGCATTCAGAGGAACAGCATGTTGGAGGTCCTTAACTTAGATTATGTCAAAACAGCCAGGGCAAAGGGATTGCCTGAAAAGATAGTTATCAACAAGCACGCTAGGCGAAACGCGCTGATCCCCACTACAACGGTCATTGGTCTATCCTTCGGTGGATCATTGGGCGGAGCAGTTTTGACCGAATCCATCTTCGCCCTTCCCGGATTAGGGAGGTGGTCAGCATATTCCATTACTCGAAATGATAATATTTCGGTTCTGGGCTTCTGCCTTTTCATCGCACTCGTATATGTAATAGTAAATCTAGTTGTCGATGTGCTTTACGCATATCTGGACCCTAGGGTAAAACTGGAGTGA
- a CDS encoding ABC transporter substrate-binding protein — MQNVYETMMFYEGASASVLVPQLCTSVPTVANGGITDDGYTYTYNLRTNVTFHDGTDMTADDVVYSFVRALRYNYQSGATWMVGELAIPWYYNYTEATFGNDGNINNTAVLNLANGTVITPGTISLDTIAEHIWAKDDYTVQFNLTVPFPGWNYVITYTIGDVISKDFVEANGGLTKDGYDYMATHMCGTGPFSLGEFIADDHFLLLKNNDYYMTPAKLDQVLIRQVPEASTRLLELQSGDADVAAIPRTMETSVNNRTDIRIVKGLGTFSVDFIGLNMDINPNSTLMSHTNVPLDFFANKNVRLAFAHAMNVSKLIATAYNGAGIQENGAIPMGMFGYDASTPTYDFDLALVKSYLENATYTDPDTNETWNWLDHGFSLDIFYNSGNTVRQTACELFKDGLEAASDNIHIYATELEWSVFLNARRHGMLPVLFLGWAPDYADPNDYMQPFFVGTYADTVGYHNVTVNAEIAAAAAEQNPTARANMYSNISYEMYKECVFVWTVQATNFHCERTTVTGYVFNPMYSGLYYYPMDKA, encoded by the coding sequence ATGCAAAACGTCTACGAGACCATGATGTTCTACGAGGGAGCGAGTGCAAGCGTATTGGTTCCGCAGCTCTGTACCTCGGTGCCAACTGTTGCTAACGGCGGTATAACCGACGATGGCTACACCTACACCTACAACCTGCGCACGAATGTCACATTCCATGACGGAACTGATATGACCGCTGATGATGTGGTCTACAGCTTCGTTCGCGCTTTGAGGTATAACTACCAAAGCGGTGCCACCTGGATGGTTGGCGAGCTGGCAATCCCTTGGTACTACAACTATACTGAGGCAACGTTCGGTAACGACGGGAATATTAACAACACCGCCGTCCTTAATCTAGCGAATGGGACAGTAATCACACCTGGGACCATTTCGCTGGATACGATCGCTGAGCACATTTGGGCGAAGGACGATTACACTGTTCAATTCAACCTGACCGTCCCCTTCCCCGGCTGGAACTACGTGATCACCTATACCATCGGCGATGTCATTTCCAAGGACTTCGTTGAGGCCAACGGCGGTCTCACCAAGGACGGATACGATTACATGGCCACACATATGTGCGGTACTGGACCGTTCTCCTTGGGCGAGTTCATTGCCGATGATCACTTCTTGCTGCTGAAGAACAATGACTATTATATGACCCCGGCCAAGCTGGACCAGGTTCTAATCAGGCAGGTACCTGAAGCGAGCACCAGGCTATTGGAACTGCAGAGCGGCGACGCTGATGTAGCTGCGATCCCCCGCACGATGGAAACCTCGGTTAACAACCGCACCGACATCCGCATCGTCAAGGGTCTTGGTACGTTCTCTGTCGACTTCATCGGGCTGAACATGGACATCAACCCCAATTCGACCCTGATGTCCCACACCAATGTTCCTCTGGATTTCTTCGCTAATAAGAACGTACGCCTAGCCTTCGCTCACGCCATGAACGTTTCCAAGCTGATCGCGACTGCGTATAACGGTGCTGGAATCCAGGAAAACGGGGCAATCCCGATGGGCATGTTCGGCTATGATGCAAGCACACCAACCTACGACTTTGATCTGGCCCTAGTCAAATCCTACTTGGAGAACGCCACCTACACCGATCCGGACACCAACGAGACATGGAACTGGTTAGACCACGGTTTCAGCCTGGACATCTTCTACAACTCCGGTAACACTGTAAGGCAAACTGCATGTGAGCTGTTCAAGGATGGACTGGAGGCTGCCAGCGACAACATTCATATATACGCCACTGAGCTGGAATGGTCTGTCTTCCTGAACGCAAGGCGCCATGGAATGCTGCCGGTCTTGTTCCTGGGATGGGCTCCGGACTACGCTGACCCGAACGACTATATGCAACCGTTCTTCGTCGGTACCTACGCTGACACGGTTGGATACCACAACGTCACCGTGAACGCGGAGATAGCCGCGGCTGCGGCCGAACAGAACCCGACTGCCCGGGCTAACATGTACTCCAACATAAGCTATGAAATGTACAAAGAGTGCGTGTTCGTTTGGACCGTACAGGCGACCAACTTCCACTGTGAGCGAACCACGGTCACTGGATACGTGTTCAACCCGATGTACTCCGGTCTGTACTATTATCCGATGGATAAGGCATAA
- a CDS encoding DUF115 domain-containing protein, with translation MEWALWRPLYLEILKDFNFDPQADIESALVLSKLIDSQRIPNFCTIVDKLGKSVSICGAAASLENELGNLSADRTIISAGSATGRLMHKGIMPDVIVSDLDGEVEFEIEASAKGVLMFVHAHGDNIPMLRRVVPKLLGPIVPTVQCQPFDDLYNFGGFTDGDRCYVMAKHFGIDDIRFFGWDLANPFFDESKDRGLKRKKLIWAERIIKEY, from the coding sequence ATGGAATGGGCCCTTTGGAGACCTCTATACCTCGAGATTTTGAAGGATTTCAATTTCGATCCGCAAGCGGACATCGAATCCGCTTTGGTCCTTTCGAAATTGATCGATTCCCAACGAATTCCGAATTTTTGTACGATTGTCGATAAACTGGGTAAGAGCGTGTCGATATGCGGGGCCGCAGCATCATTGGAGAATGAACTTGGCAATTTGTCCGCCGATAGAACGATCATATCGGCCGGGTCCGCCACTGGTCGATTGATGCACAAGGGTATCATGCCAGATGTGATCGTAAGTGATTTGGACGGGGAAGTTGAGTTCGAGATCGAGGCTAGCGCGAAAGGCGTTCTCATGTTCGTCCACGCCCACGGGGACAATATTCCCATGCTGCGACGGGTCGTTCCGAAATTGCTCGGACCGATCGTCCCTACGGTGCAATGCCAGCCCTTTGATGACCTCTACAATTTCGGAGGATTCACCGACGGCGACCGATGCTATGTCATGGCAAAGCACTTCGGAATCGACGATATTCGATTTTTCGGTTGGGACCTCGCTAACCCGTTCTTTGACGAAAGCAAGGACCGGGGATTGAAGCGGAAAAAATTGATATGGGCTGAAAGGATAATTAAAGAATATTGA
- a CDS encoding DUF373 family protein, translating to MKVLVLNVDRDDDFGKKAGLNSPFIGREENANAIMALGLKDPEDSDVNTCLAALSMYDEMLKKGEDVEVATICGDVKVGYESDLVLTTQLENVLELIKPDRVILVSDGAEDEFIYPMVFSRVKVDSVRRVWVKQAPTVEGTYYIIMKMLADDKMRKRIFTPIGLVLAVLGLFNILPPILKLMQQDASIELIASMGWGMIALVMGIYLLFFAYKVAERVENSLRNTGKAIKNGSQMIPYAILSVILFLAGIFFAQDVLSQDTEASATSQLLKLSSVLLWMWVFSIFCYQMGKFVNHYFSFGKIYSTSLVVSTSMFAIAFILQGSFDLAAVVLGYANYEEAIIFLQFLVGFLLAGFSSLINANMKSYSRPAKVDAEKESEPQHFPEA from the coding sequence ATGAAGGTCCTAGTCCTCAACGTCGATCGCGACGATGATTTTGGCAAGAAGGCCGGGCTGAACAGCCCTTTCATTGGTCGCGAGGAGAACGCCAACGCCATCATGGCGCTGGGGCTCAAGGACCCTGAGGACAGCGACGTCAACACCTGCCTGGCCGCACTGAGCATGTACGATGAGATGCTGAAAAAAGGCGAGGACGTGGAGGTCGCCACCATCTGCGGCGACGTGAAGGTGGGCTACGAATCCGATCTGGTCCTGACCACACAGCTGGAAAACGTGCTCGAGCTGATAAAGCCGGACCGGGTCATCCTGGTCAGCGATGGGGCCGAGGACGAGTTCATCTACCCTATGGTCTTCTCCCGAGTGAAGGTCGATTCGGTCCGTCGTGTCTGGGTGAAACAGGCGCCTACGGTTGAAGGGACGTACTACATCATCATGAAGATGCTGGCCGATGATAAGATGAGGAAGCGCATCTTCACCCCCATCGGACTAGTGCTGGCCGTCCTGGGCCTGTTCAACATCCTGCCCCCGATACTCAAATTGATGCAGCAGGATGCTAGCATCGAGTTGATCGCCAGCATGGGCTGGGGGATGATAGCTTTGGTGATGGGAATTTACCTGCTGTTCTTCGCCTATAAGGTGGCAGAGCGGGTGGAGAACTCCCTGCGGAACACTGGCAAGGCCATAAAGAACGGCAGCCAGATGATCCCTTACGCCATATTGTCGGTAATCCTCTTCCTGGCTGGAATATTCTTTGCCCAGGACGTCCTGTCACAGGACACCGAGGCCAGCGCGACCTCGCAGCTGCTGAAGCTTTCCAGCGTGTTGTTGTGGATGTGGGTGTTCTCCATATTCTGTTACCAGATGGGAAAGTTCGTCAATCACTACTTCTCCTTCGGGAAGATCTACAGCACTAGTCTGGTGGTCAGCACCAGCATGTTCGCCATCGCCTTCATCCTGCAAGGCTCCTTCGACCTGGCGGCCGTGGTCTTAGGCTATGCCAATTATGAAGAAGCGATCATCTTCCTGCAGTTCCTAGTTGGATTCCTCCTGGCCGGGTTCAGCAGTTTGATCAACGCCAACATGAAGAGCTACTCCCGTCCGGCCAAGGTGGATGCCGAGAAGGAGAGCGAACCTCAGCACTTCCCAGAGGCTTGA
- a CDS encoding MBL fold metallo-hydrolase: protein MKVIWHMHSCFEVDDTVTVVTDPHDGRSIGVKPPSLKADLVLISHDHFDHNAVRVVKGEYIVIKDVAPKVIKGVEVRGIPAFHDDVQGEKRGRINIFHFTLDGVRFCHLGDLGHMLSEQQLKDLGPVDVLFIPVGGVFTLDGAQAQKLVRDIGPKVAIPMHFRVGGLSLSIHNANDFLKGLPEDKVVRVGNEVDFEKEDLPKETEYWVFSQ from the coding sequence GTGAAGGTAATCTGGCACATGCACTCCTGTTTCGAGGTGGACGACACCGTCACCGTGGTCACCGACCCACATGATGGGAGGTCCATAGGGGTCAAACCCCCTTCGTTGAAGGCGGACCTCGTCCTCATCAGCCACGATCATTTCGATCACAACGCTGTCCGCGTGGTCAAAGGAGAATACATCGTCATAAAGGACGTCGCCCCAAAGGTCATAAAAGGTGTCGAGGTACGGGGCATTCCGGCGTTCCATGACGATGTGCAAGGAGAGAAACGCGGTCGGATCAACATTTTCCATTTCACCCTTGACGGCGTGAGGTTCTGCCATCTCGGCGATCTGGGCCACATGCTCTCGGAACAACAGCTCAAGGACCTAGGTCCGGTCGACGTGCTGTTCATACCGGTAGGAGGCGTGTTCACCTTGGACGGCGCTCAGGCCCAAAAATTGGTCAGGGACATCGGACCGAAGGTGGCCATTCCCATGCATTTCCGTGTCGGCGGGCTTTCCTTATCGATTCACAACGCCAACGATTTCCTTAAGGGGCTTCCCGAGGACAAGGTCGTTCGCGTAGGGAACGAAGTTGATTTCGAGAAAGAGGACCTGCCCAAGGAGACCGAGTACTGGGTGTTCTCGCAGTGA